A window from Alphaproteobacteria bacterium 33-17 encodes these proteins:
- a CDS encoding 50S ribosomal protein L31 has product MQKDIHPKSKVVKFIMPNGEILETISTYKGDEFHCERSIHDHPAWKKTAVVSDLNTKSEQVTKFMGKFGGFDAMFGQKK; this is encoded by the coding sequence ATGCAAAAAGATATTCATCCAAAAAGTAAAGTAGTAAAATTTATCATGCCTAATGGCGAAATTCTTGAAACAATTTCAACATATAAAGGCGATGAGTTCCATTGTGAGAGATCAATTCATGATCACCCAGCGTGGAAGAAAACAGCAGTTGTATCTGATCTTAATACAAAATCAGAACAAGTTACTAAATTCATGGGCAAATTTGGCGGCTTTGACGCTATGTTTGGTCAAAAGAAATAG